Proteins from a genomic interval of Providencia stuartii:
- a CDS encoding LTA synthase family protein: protein MKKSVFSAIYLTLILIASLFLVFEKSGVIYPALISISVYAVIFGGLYFLSARWLFSAVVTSTLFIIIKFLNQLKVHYYKEQLFYSDISVMTDTSNIGTLAHYWLAGVALIGLLILFVVNAVLSWRLLSPKRSFVWRLLAIVLGIGGYFGASFAASHYYTQWTETLPKGKGTVTNLVMSAKNSSYHSPQVKGSSDYFLQRAASVTLPVSATTEKPDILLLLQESTVNPNIYRLPDGTQLPNLFMFQQDNELIAHSHMRVQTFGGGTWLSEFAALTGLNSDDFGSQKSGVFYFIVDHLNNSLFKEMKANGYYTVVLTPFNRGAYHSGHAYQTLGVDRIIQPQELGYPGKLQDNLWTISTEDMLKYAKEILAKETDKPVFIFSLTMYEHGPYKDSHSDDYGLKGKVKNADSAGEFSHYMEKIVASDNAIRDFVDFMAKRERPLMFLYFGDHQPGISLNQYQSDYANPAFITQFTLRDNLKSGNSIQTGKLTDIAFLGGILLERANLKISPFYEANIKMRHLCDGKLDDCEDKQLLESYHHYIYQTLQVANKKAEE from the coding sequence ATGAAAAAAAGCGTATTTTCTGCCATTTATCTCACACTGATTTTAATTGCCTCCCTTTTCCTTGTTTTTGAAAAAAGTGGTGTGATTTACCCAGCATTGATTTCGATCAGTGTTTACGCCGTGATCTTTGGGGGACTCTATTTTCTTTCTGCAAGATGGCTATTTTCGGCGGTTGTCACGAGTACGCTATTTATTATTATTAAATTCCTTAACCAACTCAAAGTCCATTATTATAAAGAACAGTTATTTTATTCCGATATCAGTGTCATGACAGACACCTCAAATATCGGAACATTGGCTCATTATTGGTTGGCTGGTGTTGCGTTGATTGGCTTATTGATCTTATTCGTGGTGAATGCAGTACTGAGCTGGCGTTTATTATCGCCTAAACGATCATTTGTGTGGCGTTTATTGGCGATTGTTCTCGGCATTGGTGGATATTTTGGGGCCAGTTTTGCAGCGTCTCACTATTACACGCAATGGACTGAAACCTTGCCTAAGGGGAAGGGCACAGTAACCAATTTAGTTATGTCGGCGAAAAATTCGAGCTATCACTCGCCACAAGTGAAAGGTTCATCCGATTATTTTTTACAAAGAGCAGCTTCTGTCACATTGCCTGTTTCTGCAACCACAGAAAAACCAGACATTTTATTATTGTTACAAGAATCGACAGTCAATCCAAACATCTATCGATTACCTGATGGAACACAGTTGCCAAATCTATTTATGTTCCAACAAGATAACGAATTGATCGCACATAGTCATATGCGTGTACAAACGTTTGGTGGGGGGACTTGGCTATCTGAGTTTGCGGCACTAACAGGGCTAAACAGTGATGATTTCGGTTCACAGAAAAGTGGTGTTTTCTATTTTATTGTCGACCATCTCAACAATAGTTTATTTAAAGAGATGAAAGCGAATGGTTATTATACGGTTGTTTTAACACCTTTTAACCGTGGAGCTTACCATTCTGGCCATGCATACCAGACGCTGGGTGTAGATAGAATTATTCAACCTCAAGAGTTAGGTTATCCTGGAAAATTACAAGATAACTTATGGACGATCAGCACTGAGGATATGCTGAAATACGCCAAGGAAATTTTAGCGAAAGAAACGGATAAACCGGTATTTATTTTTTCGCTAACGATGTATGAACACGGTCCTTATAAAGATAGTCACAGTGATGATTATGGCTTAAAAGGTAAAGTGAAAAATGCAGATTCAGCGGGTGAATTTAGCCATTATATGGAGAAAATTGTTGCTTCAGATAATGCGATCCGCGATTTTGTTGACTTTATGGCGAAACGAGAAAGGCCACTCATGTTCTTGTATTTTGGTGATCATCAACCGGGTATTAGCTTGAATCAATATCAATCTGATTATGCTAACCCTGCGTTTATCACCCAATTTACGTTACGTGATAATTTAAAATCAGGTAATAGCATCCAAACAGGTAAGCTAACCGATATCGCCTTCCTTGGCGGTATCTTATTAGAACGTGCAAATCTAAAGATTTCGCCATTCTATGAAGCGAATATTAAAATGCGCCATTTGTGTGATGGTAAGTTGGATGATTGTGAAGACAAACAATTATTAGAAAGTTATCACCACTATATCTATCAAACATTACAAGTTGCTAATAAAAAAGCGGAAGAATAA
- the selB gene encoding selenocysteine-specific translation elongation factor gives MIFATAGHVDHGKTSLIQAITGVNTAHLPEEKKRGMTIDLGYAYWPQQDGSSIGFIDVPGHEKFLGNMLAGVGGIQHALLVVACDDGVMAQTREHLAILRLAGCQKITAILTKADRVDEKRITQVIQQVQDELHQQGWSDPVLFVTSANNGCGIAELQAYLQQLHQEATGHQNPQQRFRLAIDRVFHVKGAGIVVTGTALAGQVQLGESLWLTGVDTSVRVRGIHRQNQPAEFAQAGDRVALNLTGDVDKAEITRGDWLLSEKPFAAATRVIVELKCDSVIKHWQPVHLYHGASHITGRVSLLTEFATTPLLAELILDTPLWLADNDRLIVRDISARETLAAARVIRLTSPRRGKRLPEFIDWLQRLCSANDELTHLKLQLPNGELNLKSYGWSRQLTPSALEPLLTQVELVRVGDLVLSAFKAQVAKERLVQTLEDFHEVHSDQIGVSKARLKRMALPTMSESLVFKLINELIVDERIKQTRGWLHMPQHGLVFDAEQQRIWQQIVPLFPRIDAWWVRDIAAELNQDENLIRGVMKKAAQMGFVTAIVRDRYYSSDEIKQFAELILRYCLEKEEICAADFRSELGIGRKLAIQILEFFDKSGFTRRKGDGHFLRDKGIFAE, from the coding sequence ATGATTTTTGCTACCGCTGGCCATGTTGACCATGGTAAAACTTCATTAATTCAAGCGATTACTGGGGTGAATACCGCCCATTTACCCGAAGAGAAAAAGCGCGGCATGACCATCGATCTTGGTTATGCGTATTGGCCTCAACAAGATGGCAGCTCAATTGGCTTTATTGATGTTCCTGGGCATGAAAAATTTTTAGGTAATATGCTGGCAGGCGTTGGTGGTATTCAACATGCTCTGTTGGTGGTGGCGTGTGATGATGGTGTTATGGCGCAAACACGAGAACACTTAGCCATTTTGCGCTTAGCGGGCTGCCAGAAAATAACGGCTATTTTGACCAAAGCAGACAGAGTTGATGAAAAGCGTATCACTCAAGTTATTCAACAAGTACAGGATGAACTTCATCAACAAGGTTGGTCTGACCCCGTTCTATTTGTGACTTCAGCTAATAATGGTTGTGGTATTGCTGAGTTACAAGCATACCTGCAACAATTACATCAAGAAGCAACCGGTCATCAAAACCCCCAACAACGTTTTCGATTAGCTATTGACCGTGTATTTCATGTCAAAGGCGCGGGGATAGTGGTCACCGGTACCGCTTTGGCAGGGCAAGTTCAGCTAGGTGAGAGTTTATGGCTGACGGGAGTGGACACCTCCGTTCGTGTCAGAGGAATTCATAGGCAAAACCAACCCGCAGAATTCGCGCAAGCGGGGGATCGTGTTGCATTAAATCTTACTGGTGACGTCGATAAAGCAGAGATCACCCGTGGTGATTGGTTACTCTCTGAAAAGCCATTTGCAGCGGCAACCCGAGTGATTGTTGAATTAAAATGTGACTCAGTGATTAAACATTGGCAGCCTGTGCATTTGTATCATGGTGCCAGCCATATCACGGGGCGAGTATCCTTATTGACCGAATTCGCAACAACGCCTTTGCTGGCGGAACTTATCCTCGATACGCCTTTGTGGTTAGCAGATAATGATCGTCTCATTGTGCGCGATATTAGCGCCCGTGAAACCTTGGCAGCCGCAAGAGTGATCCGATTAACTTCTCCACGCAGAGGGAAAAGATTACCTGAATTTATTGACTGGCTACAACGTCTTTGTTCGGCGAACGATGAACTCACCCATTTGAAATTACAGCTGCCGAATGGTGAATTAAATTTAAAGAGCTATGGGTGGTCTCGTCAGTTAACACCTAGCGCACTGGAGCCGTTGTTAACTCAGGTGGAATTAGTTCGTGTCGGTGATTTAGTGCTATCCGCTTTTAAGGCTCAAGTCGCGAAAGAGCGATTAGTGCAAACGTTAGAAGATTTCCATGAGGTTCACAGTGACCAAATCGGTGTCAGTAAAGCGAGATTAAAGCGGATGGCATTACCAACAATGAGTGAATCATTAGTTTTTAAATTAATTAATGAGCTGATTGTTGATGAACGTATTAAGCAAACGCGTGGTTGGCTGCATATGCCGCAACATGGTCTGGTATTCGATGCAGAACAACAACGCATTTGGCAACAAATAGTTCCGTTATTTCCTCGTATAGATGCATGGTGGGTTCGCGATATTGCAGCAGAGCTTAACCAGGATGAAAACCTGATACGAGGTGTGATGAAAAAAGCAGCACAAATGGGATTCGTGACGGCAATTGTACGTGATCGCTATTATAGTAGTGATGAAATCAAACAATTTGCTGAGTTAATCTTACGATATTGTCTTGAAAAAGAAGAAATTTGCGCTGCTGATTTTCGGAGTGAATTAGGGATTGGTCGTAAGTTAGCGATTCAGATACTCGAATTTTTTGATAAAAGTGGCTTTACGCGGCGTAAAGGTGATGGACATTTTTTACGTGATAAAGGCATTTTTGCCGAATAG
- the fdhE gene encoding formate dehydrogenase accessory protein FdhE: MGIRIVPKEELGQERLKEKGIGFIPPVLFPNLKSLYQRRAERLKELGAGEHPFAGYLNFAAEVATAQNNAQHDNPLEMDMNAVLERATASHNSPLDVKTFPRTAHWHKLLHSIIAELLPVVPESVRPALENLDKASANELEEMASALLNEQFEKVPADKSMFIWAALSVYWAQMAAQIPGKARAEHGDHRHLCPVCNSMPVSSIVQIGTTQGLRYLHCNLCETDWHMVRVKCSNCEQTGKLNYWSLDDENAAVKAESCGDCGSYLKILYQEKDAKVEAVADDLASIILDARMEEEGFARSSLNPFLFPGEK; this comes from the coding sequence ATGGGTATTCGTATCGTCCCTAAAGAAGAATTAGGGCAAGAAAGACTGAAAGAAAAAGGTATTGGTTTTATTCCTCCTGTCCTATTTCCGAATTTGAAGAGTCTATATCAGCGTCGTGCTGAAAGATTAAAAGAACTCGGCGCTGGAGAACATCCTTTTGCAGGTTATCTTAATTTTGCCGCTGAAGTGGCCACTGCACAGAATAATGCACAGCATGATAATCCATTAGAAATGGATATGAATGCGGTATTAGAGCGAGCGACAGCGAGTCATAATTCGCCTCTTGATGTGAAAACATTTCCGCGTACAGCACATTGGCACAAGCTTCTGCATTCGATTATTGCGGAATTATTACCTGTAGTGCCTGAGTCTGTGCGTCCTGCACTGGAAAATCTCGATAAAGCCTCGGCCAATGAGCTTGAAGAGATGGCCTCCGCATTGCTGAATGAACAGTTCGAAAAAGTACCGGCGGATAAATCAATGTTTATTTGGGCGGCACTCTCTGTTTATTGGGCTCAAATGGCAGCGCAAATTCCGGGTAAAGCTCGTGCGGAACATGGCGATCATCGTCATTTATGTCCGGTTTGTAATAGCATGCCAGTATCAAGTATTGTCCAAATTGGGACAACACAAGGCTTACGTTATTTACACTGTAATTTATGTGAAACCGATTGGCATATGGTTAGAGTGAAATGCAGTAATTGTGAACAAACAGGTAAGCTGAACTATTGGTCTCTTGATGATGAAAACGCGGCCGTTAAAGCAGAAAGTTGTGGTGATTGTGGCAGCTACCTCAAAATTCTTTATCAAGAAAAAGACGCAAAAGTTGAAGCTGTTGCTGATGATTTAGCGTCTATTATTCTCGATGCACGTATGGAAGAAGAAGGCTTTGCTCGTAGTAGCCTTAATCCATTCTTGTTTCCCGGCGAAAAATAG
- a CDS encoding potassium channel family protein has protein sequence MNITAAQTFYTKQTLIKTLHFFGVVASLFLIASISLETFRHDPFLAHSIYFDIQFWICIYFTLDFFIFLFLSKERKKFIAKYFIIIFLSIPYLTILDYTSIQFTEEQIYLIRFIPLFRGGAAFVMLMMMVVKRNTTALFVSYIILLFSTVYFISLIFFIFERGNNADVKNYGDAIWWAAMTVTTLGSNIIPVTTAGKVVTTLLAATGMTVFPIFTVYITSVISRLSQSKKVLSGNPDAL, from the coding sequence ATGAATATAACAGCCGCTCAAACTTTTTATACAAAGCAAACCCTGATCAAAACATTACATTTTTTTGGGGTCGTCGCTTCGTTATTTTTAATTGCGAGTATTTCACTTGAAACCTTCAGACATGATCCTTTCTTAGCGCACTCGATTTATTTTGATATCCAGTTCTGGATTTGCATCTATTTTACTCTCGACTTTTTTATCTTTTTATTTCTTTCGAAAGAGAGAAAAAAATTTATTGCTAAGTATTTTATTATTATTTTTCTCTCTATCCCGTATTTAACCATCTTAGATTATACGTCGATTCAATTTACGGAAGAACAAATTTACCTAATTCGTTTTATTCCTCTTTTTCGAGGTGGTGCCGCTTTTGTCATGCTTATGATGATGGTCGTAAAACGAAATACCACTGCCTTATTTGTTTCTTACATCATCCTACTTTTTTCAACGGTGTATTTTATTAGCCTAATTTTCTTTATTTTTGAGCGAGGCAATAATGCAGACGTTAAAAATTATGGTGATGCGATTTGGTGGGCTGCGATGACAGTAACAACACTTGGTTCCAATATTATTCCCGTCACAACCGCAGGAAAAGTGGTAACTACACTATTAGCGGCGACAGGCATGACGGTATTTCCAATATTTACTGTTTATATTACCTCGGTGATCAGCCGACTAAGCCAATCTAAAAAAGTATTATCAGGAAATCCTGATGCACTGTAA
- the frc gene encoding formyl-CoA transferase, producing the protein MAFPLPLEGIRVLDFTGVQSGPSCTQMLAWFGADVIKIERPGIGDVTRHQLRDIPDIDALYFTMLNSNKRSLELNTKTPEGKEVMEKLIRQADILVENFHPGAIDHMGFTWEVIQQLNPRLIFGSIKGFNENSPYADVKAYENVAQAAGGSASTTGFPDGPPVVSSAALGDSNTGMHLLIGLLAALLQREKTGKGQRVTMSMQDAVLNLCRVKVRDQQRLEKLGFLEEYPQYPNGSFGDAVPRGGNASGGGQPGTMLKCKGSDTDPNAYIYFINQDHNWENTCDAIGKPEWKTDPAFATTEARMSHIQDVWDAIEEVAKDKDKHELTDYFDQFGVPCSAVLSMKEIMYDPALRASGSIVEVKQPLRGHYLTVGCPMKFSAFTPEIKSAPLLGEHNNEILKELGYSDQQIALMKTKNVI; encoded by the coding sequence ATGGCTTTTCCACTTCCACTTGAAGGCATTCGTGTTCTCGATTTTACTGGCGTACAGTCTGGCCCATCATGTACTCAAATGTTGGCATGGTTTGGGGCGGACGTTATTAAAATTGAGCGACCGGGTATTGGAGATGTTACCCGTCATCAGCTCAGGGATATCCCTGATATTGATGCACTCTATTTCACTATGCTCAATAGTAATAAACGCTCACTAGAATTAAACACGAAGACGCCAGAAGGCAAAGAAGTGATGGAGAAGCTGATCCGCCAAGCCGATATTTTGGTTGAAAATTTCCATCCCGGCGCTATTGACCATATGGGGTTTACCTGGGAAGTCATTCAGCAGCTCAATCCACGTTTGATTTTTGGTTCAATCAAAGGTTTTAATGAAAATTCGCCATATGCGGATGTGAAAGCCTATGAAAATGTTGCGCAAGCGGCGGGGGGATCTGCATCCACGACAGGTTTTCCTGATGGGCCTCCAGTCGTTAGTTCCGCAGCGTTAGGTGATAGTAACACAGGGATGCATCTCTTAATTGGTTTATTAGCGGCATTACTACAACGTGAAAAAACGGGGAAAGGGCAGCGCGTAACCATGTCGATGCAAGATGCGGTACTCAATTTATGCCGTGTCAAAGTGCGTGATCAACAGCGTTTGGAAAAGCTTGGCTTTTTAGAAGAGTATCCACAATACCCGAATGGGTCATTTGGTGATGCAGTTCCACGAGGCGGCAACGCAAGTGGTGGTGGTCAGCCCGGTACGATGCTGAAATGCAAAGGCAGTGATACTGATCCAAATGCTTATATCTATTTTATTAATCAGGATCATAACTGGGAAAATACGTGCGATGCAATTGGTAAGCCGGAATGGAAAACGGATCCTGCTTTTGCGACGACAGAAGCGAGAATGAGCCATATTCAAGACGTTTGGGATGCGATTGAAGAGGTCGCTAAAGACAAAGATAAACATGAGCTGACGGATTATTTTGATCAGTTTGGTGTGCCTTGCTCTGCGGTATTGAGCATGAAAGAGATTATGTATGACCCCGCTTTGCGCGCTAGTGGTTCTATTGTTGAAGTCAAACAGCCATTAAGAGGTCACTATTTAACGGTTGGTTGCCCAATGAAGTTTTCAGCTTTTACGCCAGAGATTAAAAGCGCCCCACTTTTAGGTGAGCATAATAATGAAATCTTAAAAGAGTTAGGTTATAGCGACCAACAAATAGCGTTAATGAAAACTAAAAACGTTATTTAA
- a CDS encoding YoaK family protein, which produces MTTSTSKIPFMQLPTIAFLLAITSGMLDGYAFFTTKSFATFQSGNIIMLGYEFAKHGMMATVPYIIAIFSFGAGAMLLALLRYKYNTNEKTWTFTLLSLEIMLLLLLIAYIYFFNVAASGFHAVWALSFIAGMQGNAFHKINGMLYGNIAVTLNVQLGFSSLAESVAFKGPERKEALYKSYCYFLTLFGFAGGAFMMAMLADYAREYALLITLIPLCLIFTLGRHFSRENSGQSIDSN; this is translated from the coding sequence ATGACAACATCAACATCGAAAATTCCTTTTATGCAATTGCCAACCATTGCCTTTTTATTGGCAATAACCTCGGGCATGCTTGATGGCTATGCTTTTTTTACGACTAAATCATTTGCCACTTTTCAGTCGGGTAACATCATCATGTTAGGCTATGAATTTGCTAAACACGGCATGATGGCAACCGTTCCCTACATTATTGCGATTTTTTCATTTGGTGCTGGTGCCATGCTACTGGCGCTATTACGTTATAAATACAACACCAATGAGAAAACATGGACATTTACCCTATTATCATTAGAAATCATGTTGTTACTGCTGCTTATCGCTTATATTTACTTTTTTAATGTTGCCGCGAGTGGTTTCCATGCCGTTTGGGCGCTGTCCTTTATTGCGGGTATGCAAGGTAATGCATTCCATAAAATTAATGGCATGCTATACGGTAATATTGCCGTGACACTGAATGTTCAACTCGGGTTTAGTTCATTAGCAGAATCCGTTGCGTTTAAAGGACCAGAAAGAAAAGAGGCGCTTTATAAAAGTTATTGCTACTTTTTAACTTTATTTGGCTTTGCGGGTGGGGCTTTTATGATGGCCATGTTAGCTGACTATGCGAGAGAGTACGCATTATTAATTACCCTAATCCCATTATGTTTGATTTTTACCCTAGGGCGGCATTTCTCAAGAGAAAATAGTGGACAATCTATCGACTCTAACTAA
- a CDS encoding nitrilase-related carbon-nitrogen hydrolase produces MNNLTVKKSSKVAAVDFVPAWGDLEGNIRRLVEAAEKVAAQGVDYAVFPETAVSGYLFSDSAELAPYLDTIPGKTTEAILPVLARTGMYMSVGIAERDTDTGIAYNSAVLMGPEGIIGKYRKIGLNSQDQKVFAPGNTGVNTFDTPIGRIALLICYDDTYWQYVRLAALEGAQILGWHSVSDRMMPNATPAEMLGDHSTVAHVQHMSAFNGMWVICATRSGIETNPITHGQLYYNGGSSVWAPSGHKVAQSPVLSPLELEPGLNGIYSATIDLDEADKQRNALLAKRRPELYFPTLAFHRSPTDANATTTKTQATLIAAQWEKSVSDLSSVKVEENALLVLPELSALPYTNDPNVLLTHAEKQGGAFEQALGQIASEGKGYVVGSYPEIDVDKLYHTVVLAGPAGDILARYRVTHLNERDKGWASAGHSVSVTTTPIGRIALAAAHELEVPELGGLYSTLRADIIAAPAGLPSDLRVEIDSHLYSVDNPPTGRADFIPYAIATLNQLWVVCGGRSERDFTSAAIYGPEPVVLTPTLTAERGAADVRLQAQVPAPYTWINQERLISGQQAIWFPPLVS; encoded by the coding sequence ATGAATAATTTAACCGTCAAGAAAAGCAGTAAAGTGGCTGCTGTTGATTTTGTTCCGGCTTGGGGCGACCTAGAGGGCAATATTCGCCGCCTAGTGGAAGCCGCAGAAAAGGTTGCTGCACAAGGCGTTGATTATGCGGTATTCCCAGAAACAGCGGTGAGTGGCTATTTATTTTCAGATTCAGCAGAGTTAGCGCCTTATTTAGATACGATTCCGGGTAAAACGACAGAGGCAATCTTGCCTGTATTGGCGCGTACAGGTATGTATATGAGTGTTGGTATTGCGGAACGTGATACGGATACAGGGATCGCCTATAACTCGGCAGTATTAATGGGGCCAGAAGGCATTATTGGTAAGTATCGAAAAATAGGCCTAAATTCACAGGATCAAAAAGTGTTCGCCCCCGGAAATACAGGCGTGAATACCTTTGATACTCCGATTGGTCGTATTGCTTTGTTGATTTGTTATGATGATACCTATTGGCAATATGTGCGTTTAGCAGCCTTAGAAGGTGCGCAAATTTTAGGGTGGCATTCAGTATCAGATCGTATGATGCCTAATGCTACACCAGCTGAAATGCTTGGAGACCACTCAACCGTGGCGCATGTTCAGCATATGAGTGCGTTTAATGGCATGTGGGTGATTTGTGCCACCCGTAGTGGCATTGAAACTAACCCTATCACACATGGTCAGCTTTATTACAATGGAGGGTCGAGTGTATGGGCACCTTCAGGGCATAAAGTGGCGCAATCTCCGGTTCTAAGCCCACTTGAATTAGAGCCAGGCCTTAATGGAATATACAGCGCAACGATTGACCTTGATGAAGCAGATAAACAGCGCAATGCATTATTAGCAAAACGTCGCCCTGAATTATATTTCCCAACATTAGCTTTTCATCGTAGCCCAACAGATGCAAATGCAACGACTACAAAAACGCAAGCAACGTTGATTGCAGCACAATGGGAGAAATCCGTGTCTGATTTATCGTCGGTCAAAGTGGAGGAAAATGCGTTATTAGTACTGCCTGAGTTGTCTGCATTGCCTTATACCAATGATCCGAATGTCCTACTAACCCATGCAGAGAAACAAGGTGGCGCTTTTGAGCAAGCATTAGGTCAGATCGCTTCTGAAGGGAAAGGCTATGTCGTTGGCAGCTATCCTGAAATTGATGTTGATAAATTATATCATACGGTCGTATTAGCTGGCCCTGCGGGAGATATTTTAGCAAGATATCGTGTCACTCATCTCAATGAGCGTGATAAAGGTTGGGCAAGCGCGGGTCACTCTGTCAGCGTGACCACAACACCGATTGGACGTATCGCGCTCGCCGCTGCGCACGAATTAGAAGTGCCCGAGCTAGGTGGGCTATATAGTACTTTACGAGCAGATATTATTGCTGCTCCTGCCGGCCTACCAAGTGATTTACGTGTTGAGATCGACAGCCATCTTTATTCTGTTGACAATCCGCCAACAGGTCGAGCCGACTTTATTCCGTATGCTATCGCAACGTTAAATCAGCTATGGGTAGTGTGCGGAGGACGAAGTGAAAGAGATTTCACGTCAGCAGCAATCTATGGACCTGAACCCGTCGTGTTAACACCAACACTGACCGCAGAACGCGGTGCAGCAGATGTTAGATTACAAGCACAGGTACCAGCACCCTATACTTGGATTAACCAAGAGCGTCTTATTAGTGGGCAACAAGCGATTTGGTTTCCCCCTCTTGTATCTTAA
- the selA gene encoding L-seryl-tRNA(Sec) selenium transferase, with protein sequence MSDSTAALYRQLPAIDKLLQLDEVQTLVIESGHHWVTEQLRDMQQQAREFIQQYEQLPAWHADWVTELTKRHNRLQESAIKPVFNLTGTVLHTNLGRAVMAQSAVEAVNKVMSSPVTLEYSLDGATRGHRDRALADLFCQLTGAEDACIVNNNAAAVLLLLATVAQGKQVIVSRGELVEIGGAFRVPDVMAQAGCQLVEVGTTNRTHLRDYVNAINEHTALLMKVHTSNYSIEGFTAEVEGAELAELGKQYQLPTAIDLGSGSMIDMTAYGLPAEPMPQTYLSQGIDLVSISGDKLLGGPQAGIILGKKKWIEAIQKHPLKRALRADKMTLAALEATLKLYCTPEKLVTELPTLRWLTRSADEIKARAQRLIVPLQAFYGDKFVVEIEPCLSQIGSGSLPVDRLPSYAVTFTPFDGRGNTLALLMARWRHSTQPVIGRLKEGKLWLDLRCLDDEHALLQVLLS encoded by the coding sequence ATGTCAGACTCCACTGCCGCGCTATACCGCCAGCTTCCTGCTATTGATAAGTTACTGCAACTCGACGAGGTACAAACCCTCGTCATTGAATCAGGGCATCATTGGGTGACTGAGCAGTTACGAGATATGCAGCAGCAAGCCCGTGAGTTTATCCAGCAATATGAGCAATTGCCTGCATGGCACGCTGACTGGGTGACAGAGCTGACTAAACGTCATAACAGGTTACAGGAAAGTGCGATAAAACCCGTTTTTAACTTAACGGGCACGGTACTACACACGAATTTAGGTCGCGCGGTAATGGCGCAATCCGCCGTTGAGGCGGTGAATAAGGTGATGAGTTCACCTGTAACGTTGGAGTACTCTCTTGATGGTGCCACGCGAGGGCATCGTGACCGCGCTTTGGCTGACTTATTTTGTCAATTAACTGGCGCAGAAGATGCCTGCATTGTTAATAATAATGCGGCAGCTGTTTTATTGTTATTAGCGACTGTCGCGCAAGGTAAACAAGTGATTGTTTCGCGCGGCGAGCTCGTTGAGATTGGTGGGGCTTTTCGAGTGCCTGATGTGATGGCACAAGCAGGTTGCCAACTCGTGGAAGTCGGAACAACCAATCGAACTCATTTACGTGATTATGTTAATGCTATCAATGAACACACTGCATTATTGATGAAGGTGCATACCAGTAACTACAGCATTGAAGGTTTCACCGCAGAAGTTGAAGGTGCCGAGCTGGCTGAGTTAGGTAAGCAGTATCAATTGCCGACAGCAATTGATTTGGGCAGTGGATCAATGATAGATATGACAGCGTATGGTTTACCTGCTGAGCCAATGCCACAAACGTATCTTTCGCAAGGGATTGATTTGGTGTCGATTTCGGGTGACAAACTGCTGGGAGGGCCGCAAGCAGGGATCATTCTCGGCAAGAAAAAATGGATTGAAGCCATTCAAAAGCATCCGCTTAAACGTGCATTACGTGCCGATAAAATGACATTAGCGGCATTAGAAGCGACATTAAAACTGTATTGCACGCCAGAAAAACTGGTTACTGAACTACCGACATTACGTTGGTTAACCCGTAGTGCCGATGAAATTAAAGCGCGTGCGCAGCGTTTGATTGTTCCCTTGCAGGCTTTTTATGGTGATAAATTTGTGGTTGAAATCGAACCTTGTTTATCCCAAATCGGTAGTGGGTCTTTACCGGTTGATAGGTTGCCAAGCTATGCTGTGACATTTACGCCATTTGATGGGCGAGGAAATACATTGGCCTTACTTATGGCACGTTGGCGTCACTCTACCCAGCCTGTGATAGGCCGATTGAAAGAGGGTAAATTATGGCTGGATCTCCGTTGTTTAGATGATGAACATGCATTATTGCAGGTACTGCTTTCATGA